Proteins encoded together in one Flavobacterium keumense window:
- a CDS encoding helix-turn-helix domain-containing protein, protein MINSICEVIRIERLRRRLKQEDVAIKLGKSQSYYAKMENGEADFSLRKLVTLFDVFEIDPVDFFKEVKKLEKQKGKSS, encoded by the coding sequence ATGATAAATTCAATTTGTGAAGTAATCCGTATCGAGAGACTCAGAAGAAGACTCAAACAAGAGGACGTGGCTATTAAATTAGGTAAGTCTCAGAGTTATTACGCAAAAATGGAAAATGGAGAAGCAGATTTTTCTCTTAGAAAATTAGTTACACTATTTGATGTTTTTGAAATTGACCCCGTTGATTTTTTTAAGGAAGTAAAGAAGTTGGAAAAACAAAAAGGAAAATCATCTTAA
- the arsB gene encoding ACR3 family arsenite efflux transporter: MKKRLNFLDQFLTLWIFLAMLVGVAIGYFIPNTANFINSFSTGTTNIPLAIGLILMMYPPLIKIDFSKVPQMFEKPKLLTASIFITWIVGPFLMFSLAILFLRDYPEYMTGLIIIGLAPCIAMVIVWNELAEGNRELTAGLIGINSLLQVFFFSLYAYFYLEIMLPLFGIKGLALNITIAEIAQTVGIYLGIPFVLAVTSRYAIKKFISDKWFNQQFLPFVSPITLIALLFTIVVMFSLKGEMIVYLPLDVLRIALPLVIFFAIMFTLMFFVSKKIGANYRDAVALSFTASGNNFELAIAVAIGVFGINSGQAFAGVIGPLVEVPALITLVNVAFWWRKKYFNQ; encoded by the coding sequence ATGAAAAAAAGACTTAATTTTTTAGACCAGTTTTTAACCCTATGGATATTTTTAGCCATGCTAGTTGGTGTTGCTATTGGTTACTTTATCCCAAATACCGCTAATTTTATTAATTCTTTTTCTACTGGAACGACCAATATTCCTTTGGCTATCGGGTTGATTTTAATGATGTATCCGCCTTTGATTAAAATTGACTTTTCAAAAGTTCCTCAAATGTTTGAAAAACCAAAACTCCTTACCGCTTCCATTTTTATTACGTGGATTGTAGGGCCATTTTTGATGTTTTCATTAGCGATTTTATTCTTAAGAGATTATCCCGAATATATGACAGGCTTAATCATCATTGGGCTAGCTCCTTGTATTGCTATGGTTATTGTTTGGAACGAACTCGCCGAAGGTAACCGCGAACTTACCGCAGGATTAATAGGGATTAATAGTCTTTTGCAAGTTTTTTTCTTCAGTTTGTATGCCTATTTCTATCTAGAGATTATGTTGCCTCTTTTTGGCATCAAAGGCTTAGCGCTGAACATTACTATTGCTGAAATTGCACAAACCGTCGGAATCTATTTAGGCATCCCTTTTGTATTAGCGGTAACTAGTCGCTATGCTATTAAAAAATTCATTAGCGACAAATGGTTCAACCAACAATTCCTTCCTTTTGTGTCTCCCATTACCCTGATTGCCTTATTGTTCACCATTGTAGTGATGTTCAGTTTAAAAGGAGAAATGATTGTTTATTTACCTTTGGACGTACTTCGCATCGCTTTACCTCTAGTAATTTTCTTTGCCATTATGTTTACATTAATGTTTTTTGTGAGCAAAAAAATTGGCGCTAATTATCGTGATGCCGTAGCCCTATCATTTACCGCTTCTGGGAATAATTTCGAATTGGCAATTGCCGTTGCCATTGGTGTTTTTGGCATTAATAGTGGACAGGCTTTTGCGGGTGTGATTGGACCATTAGTAGAAGTTCCAGCTTTAATTACTTTAGTGAATGTCGCGTTTTGGTGGAGAAAAAAGTATTTTAACCAATAA
- a CDS encoding peptidase domain-containing ABC transporter: MNLKHIESTHILQHDQSDCGVACLLSIIKFYKGDCSLEKLRKLSGTTQQGTTLLGLYQVANQLGFTAEGFQTNIRTLAEFEQPSIIHVTLENELQHYLVCYHYDNKKGFLIGDPAKGIYYLSASELNEVWVSKKCLTLDTTDTFEKSATSKNNKRKWFIDLIKQDDKLLWISVLLGVVIACLGMAMSIFSQKLIDDILPSHKITKLVSGIGLLTILLLARVGISVLREYFLLQQTKDFNNRINNQFFSSLLHLPKSFFDTRKIGELVARLNDTQRIQSVIKLLTSSLVIDVLVSIISLVFLFGYSWKVGLISLLSLPIYFYIIYRSNKKIIQSQTEVMQSYAFNEGNYINTIQGISTIKNDNKQEVFKNLNQTVFGIFQEKIFNLGKINIKLSWQSGLASVFFLIGVLVYTSIQVFNKEIKLGELMAILGIVSSLLPSIANLALISIPINEAKIAFNRMYEFTSMEKEPEGGQAISEIENITVRDLSFRFAGRKELFKNINLNIERGKLVAVVGESGSGKSTLGQILQRFYSFESGSVKVNNEYELNDIELKSFRNLIGVIPQEINIFNGTVIDNILLGDTVTPETIMDFITQYRFLDYFNQLPQGLGTIVGEEGINLSGVKNR, from the coding sequence ATGAACCTAAAACATATTGAGTCAACTCACATACTCCAACACGATCAATCCGATTGTGGTGTAGCTTGTTTGTTATCCATAATCAAATTTTACAAAGGGGATTGTTCTTTAGAAAAATTAAGAAAATTAAGTGGGACTACTCAACAAGGAACTACTCTTTTAGGGTTGTATCAGGTGGCAAACCAATTAGGTTTTACTGCTGAGGGTTTTCAAACAAATATTAGAACTTTAGCTGAATTTGAACAACCATCAATAATCCACGTTACACTCGAGAATGAGTTACAACACTACTTGGTTTGTTATCACTACGATAATAAAAAGGGATTTCTTATAGGAGATCCAGCAAAAGGGATTTACTATCTGTCTGCTTCAGAATTAAACGAAGTATGGGTATCGAAAAAATGTTTGACATTAGACACAACCGATACGTTTGAGAAATCTGCTACATCCAAAAACAACAAAAGAAAATGGTTTATTGATTTAATAAAACAAGATGACAAACTACTTTGGATTAGTGTTTTGTTAGGTGTCGTTATCGCTTGTTTAGGAATGGCGATGTCTATATTCTCTCAGAAATTAATTGACGATATTCTTCCCTCACACAAAATCACAAAGTTGGTCTCAGGAATTGGACTATTAACCATTCTCCTATTGGCAAGAGTAGGTATTTCAGTATTGAGAGAATACTTTTTATTACAACAAACCAAAGACTTCAATAACCGAATCAACAATCAATTTTTCAGTTCTTTATTACACCTACCTAAGTCTTTTTTTGATACCCGAAAGATAGGAGAATTAGTGGCTCGATTAAACGATACACAAAGAATACAAAGTGTAATTAAACTATTGACAAGTAGTTTAGTAATTGATGTTTTGGTGTCTATAATTTCATTGGTGTTTCTATTTGGGTATTCTTGGAAGGTTGGATTAATTTCACTCCTTAGTTTACCTATCTACTTTTATATCATTTACAGAAGTAACAAAAAAATCATTCAATCACAAACTGAAGTGATGCAGAGTTACGCTTTTAATGAGGGTAATTACATCAATACCATCCAAGGAATTTCAACTATTAAAAATGATAACAAACAGGAGGTTTTTAAGAATTTGAATCAGACTGTTTTTGGGATTTTTCAGGAAAAGATTTTTAACCTTGGAAAGATCAACATTAAACTGTCTTGGCAATCGGGATTAGCAAGTGTTTTCTTTTTAATTGGAGTTTTGGTGTATACTTCTATTCAGGTTTTTAATAAAGAAATTAAATTAGGAGAACTGATGGCAATATTAGGGATTGTGAGTTCATTGTTACCTTCCATCGCTAATTTGGCTCTAATCTCAATACCAATCAACGAGGCTAAGATTGCGTTCAATAGAATGTATGAGTTTACCTCAATGGAAAAAGAACCTGAGGGAGGTCAAGCTATTTCGGAGATTGAAAATATTACCGTTCGAGACCTTTCATTTCGTTTTGCAGGAAGAAAAGAATTGTTTAAAAATATCAATCTGAATATTGAAAGAGGGAAGTTGGTGGCTGTAGTTGGTGAGAGTGGCAGTGGGAAAAGTACCTTGGGACAAATTTTACAACGATTTTATTCCTTTGAAAGTGGTAGTGTTAAAGTGAACAATGAGTATGAACTTAACGATATTGAACTTAAGAGTTTTAGAAACCTAATAGGGGTTATTCCCCAAGAGATAAACATCTTTAATGGTACTGTAATTGACAATATTCTGTTGGGTGATACTGTTACGCCCGAAACCATAATGGATTTTATCACTCAATATAGATTTTTAGACTATTTTAATCAATTACCACAAGGATTGGGTACAATTGTAGGTGAAGAAGGAATTAACCTCTCAGGGGTCAAAAACAGATAA
- a CDS encoding low molecular weight phosphatase family protein — protein sequence MFQNLTTTIEGISNTTLSDERKEILQALIDYIQTKIDTQQPIRLNFICTHNSRRSHLSQIWAQTMAFHFGIKNIFCYSGGTEATAMFPKVGETLVNQGFQIQQLNSDKNPVYAVKYDENEAAIICFSKTFDDAFNPNSAFAAIMTCSSADAGCPFIAGAEKRLPIRYNDPKAFDGTNVMNAKYAERSLEIASELYYVFSKINYPVRL from the coding sequence ATGTTCCAAAACTTAACTACAACTATAGAAGGCATTTCTAATACTACTCTTTCCGATGAACGAAAAGAAATCCTCCAAGCTTTAATTGACTATATACAAACTAAAATCGACACGCAGCAACCGATTCGTTTGAACTTTATTTGTACACACAATTCAAGGCGTAGTCATTTATCTCAAATTTGGGCGCAAACGATGGCATTTCACTTCGGAATTAAAAATATATTCTGCTATTCGGGCGGAACAGAAGCTACCGCCATGTTTCCTAAAGTAGGCGAAACATTAGTTAATCAAGGATTTCAAATTCAACAATTAAATAGTGACAAAAATCCTGTATATGCTGTAAAATACGACGAAAATGAAGCGGCTATCATTTGTTTTTCAAAAACATTTGATGACGCTTTCAATCCGAACAGTGCCTTTGCAGCCATTATGACGTGTTCCTCTGCCGATGCAGGTTGTCCCTTCATTGCAGGAGCTGAAAAACGTTTACCCATTCGCTACAACGATCCTAAAGCCTTCGACGGAACCAACGTAATGAATGCAAAATATGCTGAGCGTAGCTTGGAAATTGCTTCAGAACTGTATTATGTTTTTTCGAAAATCAACTATCCTGTAAGGTTATAA
- a CDS encoding DUF4870 domain-containing protein, with product MLTNSEKNWAALTHLSALSQYCFPLGNFVLPIIIWSSKKDQSDFIDANGKQSLNFQLSVLLYSLILGAIIVPVFLIVFLQHLPLSELIQYRNFRIEHINFGESTGLISTGFIAIFFLVCLKIVEFFLIIQASVKTANGESYSYPLTIKFMK from the coding sequence ATGCTAACAAATTCAGAAAAAAATTGGGCTGCCTTGACACACTTAAGTGCGTTAAGTCAGTATTGTTTTCCGTTGGGAAATTTTGTGCTACCTATCATTATTTGGAGTTCAAAAAAAGACCAATCCGATTTTATTGATGCTAATGGAAAGCAAAGTTTGAATTTTCAATTGAGCGTTTTATTGTACTCGTTGATTTTGGGTGCTATCATCGTTCCGGTATTCTTGATTGTTTTTTTACAACATCTTCCATTATCCGAACTGATTCAATATCGAAATTTTAGAATAGAACACATTAATTTTGGAGAAAGTACAGGGTTAATTAGTACGGGTTTCATTGCCATATTCTTTTTAGTTTGCTTAAAAATAGTCGAGTTTTTTTTGATTATTCAAGCTTCGGTTAAAACGGCTAACGGAGAATCCTACAGCTATCCCTTAACCATAAAATTCATGAAATAA
- a CDS encoding recombinase family protein has translation MKVKYNRVSTLLQTGNRFEADTEKYDLVLLDKISGSVSFMDRPKTKELIQLIQSGLVSEIVVEELSRLGRNTGDVIKTLEWFEKMEINVRVKNIGLESRPMGKKNPIWKMISSVMSSLYELELSNILERTSVGRMVYVQNGGVLGRPTGGGETDLQFISKPKNQKVLEYLKKDRTIREIAKQLDMSSKTVMKVKTTALKMELI, from the coding sequence ATGAAGGTAAAATACAATAGGGTTTCTACATTATTACAAACAGGAAACCGATTTGAGGCAGATACTGAAAAATACGATTTGGTATTATTGGATAAAATATCAGGTTCTGTGAGTTTTATGGATCGACCCAAAACAAAAGAACTAATTCAATTAATTCAATCGGGACTCGTTTCTGAAATTGTGGTGGAAGAGCTCTCGCGACTTGGGAGGAATACTGGGGACGTTATCAAAACCTTGGAATGGTTTGAGAAAATGGAAATCAATGTCCGTGTTAAGAATATCGGCCTTGAATCTCGACCAATGGGAAAGAAGAATCCCATTTGGAAAATGATTTCTTCGGTGATGAGTAGTTTATATGAACTGGAATTGAGTAACATTCTCGAGAGAACCTCAGTCGGACGAATGGTTTACGTTCAAAATGGTGGTGTTTTGGGAAGACCAACAGGTGGCGGAGAAACAGATTTACAATTCATCAGTAAACCCAAAAATCAAAAGGTGTTGGAATATTTGAAAAAAGACAGGACAATCAGGGAGATAGCCAAACAATTAGATATGTCTTCCAAGACCGTAATGAAGGTAAAAACTACTGCATTAAAGATGGAATTGATATAG
- a CDS encoding DUF6428 family protein: MTLSAIKSELKKASTIAFQLPNGQLVAPHFHVTEVGKVTKHFIDCGGTVRTEEVANFQLWEANDYDHRLQPEKLISIIELSEKTLALPDLEIEVEYQMKDSIGKFGLEFDGSHFQLTSKLTDCLAKDNCGIPETQSQPKVGQWKTKATSCCTPDSNCC; the protein is encoded by the coding sequence ATGACACTTTCAGCAATTAAATCCGAACTAAAAAAAGCATCCACTATTGCTTTTCAATTACCAAATGGCCAACTCGTAGCACCTCACTTTCATGTGACAGAAGTAGGAAAAGTGACCAAACATTTCATCGACTGTGGCGGCACAGTTCGAACAGAAGAAGTGGCTAATTTTCAACTATGGGAAGCTAATGATTACGACCATCGTTTGCAGCCCGAAAAACTAATTAGCATCATTGAATTATCAGAAAAAACATTGGCACTTCCTGATTTAGAAATCGAAGTCGAATACCAAATGAAAGACAGCATTGGTAAATTCGGATTAGAATTTGACGGATCTCATTTTCAATTAACCTCTAAATTAACTGATTGTCTAGCCAAAGACAATTGTGGTATTCCTGAAACTCAATCACAGCCTAAAGTAGGACAATGGAAAACAAAAGCTACTTCATGTTGCACACCTGATTCCAATTGTTGTTAA
- a CDS encoding ArsR/SmtB family transcription factor: MGITKTERFTAEQNELAILAKAIGHPARIAIIEYLLKIDSCICGDIVNELPLAQPTVSQHLKELKNAGLIKGNIEGTSICYCINEEGFNKLKGFFQNINAYLIKKECC; this comes from the coding sequence ATGGGAATTACTAAAACAGAAAGATTCACAGCAGAACAAAATGAATTGGCAATTTTAGCCAAAGCCATAGGCCATCCAGCGCGAATTGCAATAATCGAATACCTTTTAAAAATAGATTCTTGTATTTGTGGCGATATCGTCAATGAATTACCTCTCGCCCAGCCTACCGTTTCACAACATCTAAAAGAATTGAAAAACGCAGGTCTAATCAAAGGGAATATAGAAGGAACCTCCATTTGTTATTGTATTAACGAAGAAGGTTTTAACAAATTAAAAGGCTTTTTTCAAAATATTAATGCGTACCTTATTAAGAAAGAATGTTGTTAA
- a CDS encoding DUF6734 family protein has product MKIIQSFWTGNQNDFTNTHGWCNYKYNWISWILSSHQLVTFHDEVELYTDAFGYEILINKLQLPYTKVHVVLDELNHFHKDLWAVAKIKTFQLQTEPFLHVDGDVFVWESLTEKFKNSNLVVQNLEVTSTYYPEKWGLIRPKLVYVPDTLKNFKCTTTDLVTNMGIIGGNNLDFFTDYTQKSLEFVEKNRPAWSKIKDYNFNVFFEQIIFYRLAKQKNEEISFMFEDTPNSGGYKGFADFGNVPQKKYLHLLGGYKQEIINCIQMEIYTMRYYPESYSRLMSMINENTSIATDVDFLTSEKVSELISDFEKELKTNDFSTSDFLIKRDLYNEGSQNRFRDCVERKEPFKLVMIPSFEVKTEMKNNQPFFHILIKERNEESRRYNLDQIDRVMIQELSKPVEYNEFILKIKTYLSPSDSNEESLNTLLTLINNRLVNYLTLRITSIYQL; this is encoded by the coding sequence ATGAAAATAATACAAAGTTTTTGGACTGGCAATCAAAATGATTTTACGAACACCCACGGATGGTGTAATTATAAATACAATTGGATTAGTTGGATCTTAAGTTCACATCAATTAGTAACGTTTCACGATGAAGTTGAATTATATACTGATGCTTTTGGATATGAAATTTTAATTAACAAATTGCAGTTACCCTATACTAAAGTACACGTTGTTCTCGACGAACTGAATCACTTTCACAAAGACTTATGGGCAGTTGCTAAAATTAAAACCTTTCAACTACAAACAGAACCATTCTTGCACGTTGATGGAGATGTATTTGTATGGGAATCCTTGACAGAAAAATTTAAAAATTCAAATTTAGTAGTTCAAAATTTAGAAGTAACTTCTACCTATTACCCTGAAAAGTGGGGTTTAATTAGACCTAAACTTGTTTATGTCCCTGACACTCTAAAAAACTTCAAGTGTACCACCACGGATTTAGTTACTAATATGGGAATTATTGGCGGTAACAACTTAGATTTTTTTACTGACTACACCCAAAAGAGTTTAGAATTTGTAGAAAAAAACAGACCCGCTTGGAGCAAAATTAAAGACTATAATTTTAATGTGTTTTTTGAGCAAATAATTTTTTATAGACTCGCCAAACAAAAAAACGAAGAAATTAGTTTTATGTTTGAAGATACTCCAAATAGCGGAGGATATAAAGGATTTGCTGATTTCGGGAATGTTCCTCAAAAAAAATATTTACATCTACTAGGAGGGTACAAACAAGAAATTATCAATTGTATTCAAATGGAAATTTATACAATGAGATATTACCCTGAGTCTTATTCAAGACTTATGAGTATGATTAATGAGAATACTTCCATTGCTACTGACGTTGATTTCCTTACTTCAGAAAAAGTAAGTGAATTAATTAGTGATTTTGAAAAGGAATTAAAAACCAACGATTTCTCCACATCAGATTTTTTGATTAAAAGAGATTTATATAATGAAGGTTCTCAGAACAGATTTCGTGATTGTGTAGAAAGAAAAGAGCCTTTTAAATTGGTTATGATTCCTTCTTTCGAGGTGAAAACAGAAATGAAAAACAATCAACCCTTTTTTCATATATTAATTAAAGAGCGTAATGAAGAATCAAGACGGTACAATTTAGATCAAATTGATAGGGTAATGATACAAGAATTATCCAAACCTGTTGAATACAATGAATTTATATTGAAGATAAAAACGTATCTGTCTCCAAGCGATTCAAATGAAGAATCCTTGAACACTCTCTTGACATTAATCAACAATCGATTAGTAAATTACTTAACCTTAAGAATAACAAGTATATACCAACTGTAA
- a CDS encoding KAP family NTPase has protein sequence MQNLKEIVDYYLKSNTNYALMITGEWGIGKTYYFKNILSKEISQTSTYNDDSKTYRPILVSLFGLKSIEEIQSEIFLCLYPILKNNKLKLGASIGKAVAKGMLHFKGLGEYTKYIEEINVNTNDFINFDELVLCFDDLERISENLKLEELIGYINSLVENENVKVVIIANENKIDIKNYHILKEKVVGNSIEYISSIENTFDSLIEVKFSGYHLYTSFLIENKSFIIDVFSKKSKNIRILSYCLSYFQDIFSKITSNLNTENILKEKEKEIFQMLLRFSIAISIEYKEGNISYSNRNSLGEVFLMDLDFFFEKNNFPKDKEQKEKTYIEQFNTDYFEDKGFVYFKSIYDFLTGGNIFNYEDVLNELNKHYNIAENKIQAHYEVLNNLNYHNCYSLTDREYLELTKKIIEFSSKGLYEISEYLSIFYYVSRFNNPLNYNLENLEKKIIRGMKKGKANYKFTPSLDFYLRVDENSVHKTHLENILAEILRLNEQILQEEKKSKAIDLESKCYENFTEFFTEVIRTDKEYLYNPIMKDFNSYKFYKFFLSNDNQGKWEIIKFLSYRYKKYENHLLKPELLFFQELEKRIEHKCKKIKKGNLSGFLFNEFNVKIKDTIEILKG, from the coding sequence ATGCAAAATCTCAAAGAAATAGTTGATTATTATCTAAAGTCAAACACCAATTATGCCTTGATGATAACTGGTGAATGGGGGATTGGAAAAACATATTATTTTAAAAACATACTTTCAAAGGAGATATCTCAAACTTCAACCTATAATGATGATAGTAAAACATATCGACCTATTCTTGTATCGCTTTTTGGATTAAAATCCATAGAAGAAATTCAATCAGAGATTTTTCTTTGTCTCTACCCAATTCTTAAAAACAATAAATTAAAACTTGGAGCATCTATTGGGAAAGCTGTAGCGAAAGGAATGTTACACTTTAAAGGATTAGGAGAATACACAAAATATATTGAAGAAATTAATGTGAATACCAATGATTTTATAAATTTTGATGAACTTGTTTTATGTTTTGATGATTTAGAAAGAATTAGTGAAAACCTGAAATTAGAAGAATTAATAGGTTATATAAATTCACTTGTTGAAAATGAAAATGTAAAAGTTGTAATTATTGCAAATGAGAATAAAATTGACATAAAAAATTATCACATTCTTAAAGAAAAGGTTGTTGGTAACAGCATAGAGTATATCTCGAGTATAGAGAATACTTTTGACAGCTTAATTGAAGTTAAATTTTCTGGATACCATCTATATACCAGTTTTTTAATAGAAAACAAATCGTTTATAATTGATGTGTTTTCTAAAAAATCAAAAAACATCAGAATTTTGAGTTATTGCTTATCATATTTCCAAGATATATTTTCTAAAATTACTAGTAATTTGAATACTGAAAATATTTTAAAAGAGAAGGAAAAAGAAATTTTCCAAATGCTATTAAGATTCTCAATTGCAATATCTATAGAATATAAAGAGGGTAATATTTCGTATTCTAATCGAAACTCTCTGGGGGAAGTTTTTTTAATGGATTTAGATTTCTTTTTTGAGAAAAATAATTTTCCTAAAGATAAGGAGCAAAAAGAAAAAACATATATAGAGCAATTTAACACAGATTATTTTGAAGATAAAGGATTTGTCTATTTTAAATCAATCTATGATTTCTTAACTGGAGGGAATATATTCAATTACGAAGATGTATTAAATGAACTGAATAAACATTACAATATTGCAGAAAACAAAATTCAAGCACATTATGAAGTCTTAAATAATTTAAATTATCATAACTGTTACTCTTTAACAGATAGAGAATATCTAGAATTAACAAAAAAAATAATCGAATTTAGTAGCAAAGGTTTATATGAAATTTCAGAATATTTATCAATTTTTTACTATGTTTCAAGGTTTAATAATCCACTAAATTATAATCTTGAAAATTTAGAGAAAAAGATTATTAGGGGAATGAAAAAAGGAAAAGCTAATTATAAATTTACTCCTTCATTAGATTTTTATTTAAGGGTTGATGAAAATTCAGTACATAAAACACATTTAGAAAATATTTTAGCTGAGATTTTACGTTTAAATGAACAAATATTACAAGAGGAAAAAAAATCAAAAGCAATTGATTTAGAGTCAAAATGTTATGAAAATTTTACAGAATTTTTCACAGAAGTCATAAGAACCGACAAAGAATATCTCTATAATCCAATAATGAAAGATTTTAATAGTTATAAATTCTATAAATTCTTTTTAAGCAACGACAATCAAGGGAAATGGGAAATCATTAAATTTCTGTCATATCGTTATAAGAAATATGAAAATCATTTATTAAAACCTGAATTGTTGTTTTTTCAAGAATTAGAGAAAAGAATTGAACACAAATGCAAAAAAATTAAAAAAGGGAATTTATCAGGTTTTTTATTCAATGAATTTAATGTAAAGATTAAAGATACAATAGAAATATTGAAAGGATAA
- a CDS encoding DUF4442 domain-containing protein, producing MTFTASKLNRFLLFKLPSAYFCGVRVQTIDANQCVVSVKHRWINQNPFQSMYFAVQAMGAELSTGALVMYHIQKSGRKISMLVANNKSNFTKKATGRITFTCNDGHLIEAAIQKTIATGEGQTFWMKSIGMNEQGVQVSEMDFEWSIRVK from the coding sequence ATGACATTTACAGCATCTAAACTGAATCGATTTTTGTTGTTTAAATTGCCTTCGGCTTACTTTTGCGGAGTCCGAGTACAAACCATAGACGCTAATCAATGTGTAGTTTCGGTAAAACACCGTTGGATCAATCAAAATCCGTTTCAGTCCATGTATTTTGCAGTTCAAGCCATGGGGGCTGAGTTGAGTACGGGTGCTTTAGTGATGTATCATATTCAAAAAAGCGGTCGTAAGATATCGATGTTGGTAGCCAATAATAAGAGTAATTTTACTAAGAAAGCAACAGGACGTATTACGTTTACCTGCAATGACGGTCATTTAATTGAAGCTGCGATTCAAAAAACTATTGCTACAGGCGAAGGACAAACTTTTTGGATGAAATCCATTGGAATGAATGAACAAGGAGTTCAGGTTTCTGAAATGGATTTTGAATGGAGTATTCGTGTGAAATAA
- a CDS encoding peroxiredoxin family protein yields MKKYLKIILPVLFIGLFGFMIFQIASKIKYKKEVAENIKTIPKFSFQNINGGVFTNQNIIKNTPTIFIYFNSECEFCNEEAEMIEQNIEKFSAFQLIFVSFEKPDLIKSFAVKHKLNHYDKVNFLSDTQVSFAPTFDVKSLPCLVLYNKDQQLIEKIKGQIKPEILLKKLK; encoded by the coding sequence ATGAAAAAATATCTTAAAATTATTCTTCCTGTTTTGTTTATAGGTTTATTTGGGTTTATGATTTTTCAAATCGCCTCAAAGATCAAATACAAAAAGGAAGTAGCAGAAAACATAAAAACTATTCCAAAATTTAGTTTTCAAAACATAAATGGTGGTGTTTTTACCAATCAAAACATTATAAAAAACACACCTACTATTTTTATTTATTTTAATAGTGAATGTGAATTTTGTAATGAAGAAGCAGAAATGATAGAACAGAACATTGAGAAATTTTCAGCCTTTCAATTAATCTTTGTTTCTTTTGAAAAACCCGATTTAATTAAATCGTTTGCTGTCAAACATAAATTAAACCACTATGATAAAGTTAATTTCTTATCTGATACACAAGTTAGTTTCGCTCCTACTTTTGATGTTAAATCACTTCCTTGCTTAGTTTTATATAATAAAGACCAGCAACTGATTGAAAAAATTAAAGGACAAATAAAACCCGAAATCCTTCTTAAAAAATTGAAATAA
- a CDS encoding PadR family transcriptional regulator: MNIENTKAQMRKGVLEFCILSVLKEKYAYTSEILDTLKNAKLLVVEGTIYPLLTRLKNDGLLDYRWEESTSGPPRKYYGLTEDGQAFLNELNGTWMELSNAVNLITNQNE, encoded by the coding sequence ATGAACATAGAAAACACTAAAGCCCAGATGCGTAAAGGGGTTCTCGAGTTTTGCATCCTCTCGGTTTTGAAAGAGAAATATGCCTATACCTCCGAGATATTAGATACCTTGAAAAACGCTAAATTATTGGTCGTGGAGGGAACGATTTATCCACTTTTAACCCGATTAAAAAATGATGGTTTGTTAGACTACCGTTGGGAAGAATCAACTTCTGGACCGCCAAGAAAATATTATGGTTTGACCGAAGATGGACAAGCTTTTTTAAATGAATTGAATGGCACTTGGATGGAATTATCAAATGCTGTAAACTTAATCACTAATCAAAACGAATAG
- a CDS encoding helix-turn-helix domain-containing protein: protein MSTIGKKIRRLRVENNLSQPELSNLLGISQSTLCNIESGDRKKIDFSLIQKISIIFNKDLNYFKEDSDCLELDSNENQSEYNEVVTGAFSIIIDQIRLLVKDNKTKSKIIQDLENRLKSNK from the coding sequence ATGTCTACAATAGGAAAAAAAATACGTAGACTTCGGGTCGAAAATAATTTATCTCAACCCGAACTATCCAATCTTTTGGGAATTTCCCAATCAACATTATGTAATATTGAGAGTGGGGATCGAAAAAAAATAGATTTTTCCCTTATTCAAAAAATCAGCATTATTTTCAATAAAGATTTGAATTATTTTAAAGAAGATTCGGACTGTTTAGAATTAGATTCAAATGAAAACCAATCTGAATACAATGAAGTAGTTACAGGAGCATTTTCAATTATCATAGATCAAATTAGATTATTGGTTAAGGATAATAAAACTAAATCAAAGATTATTCAAGATTTGGAAAATAGATTAAAGTCGAACAAGTAA